The following proteins are co-located in the Candidatus Paracaedibacter acanthamoebae genome:
- the rplA gene encoding 50S ribosomal protein L1: MAKVGKRLKSAVQSLDRNKVYSLADAVKFIKERATAKFDETIEVAINLNVDPRKADQNLRGVVQLPHGTGKTYRVAVFAKGPKAEEALKAGADIVGAEDLMEKIQAGDMPFDRCIATPDMMGLVGRVGKILGPRGLMPNPKLGTVTMDVAEAIKSVKGGQVEYRTEKAGIVHAGIGKASFKEQAILENVKSYVDAVIKAKPTGVKGSYLKSLSLSSTMGPAVKFEISE; this comes from the coding sequence ATGGCAAAAGTAGGAAAAAGATTAAAGAGCGCTGTTCAAAGCCTAGATCGTAACAAAGTTTACTCTTTAGCAGATGCTGTAAAATTTATCAAAGAGCGGGCAACGGCAAAGTTTGATGAAACCATCGAAGTTGCAATTAATTTGAACGTTGATCCCCGAAAAGCAGATCAAAACCTTCGTGGTGTGGTTCAGTTGCCGCATGGGACAGGTAAAACTTACCGTGTTGCCGTTTTTGCAAAAGGCCCGAAAGCTGAAGAGGCTCTAAAAGCTGGTGCAGATATCGTTGGTGCAGAAGACCTGATGGAAAAAATCCAAGCCGGTGATATGCCTTTCGATCGTTGCATTGCAACACCAGATATGATGGGCTTGGTGGGACGTGTGGGTAAAATCCTTGGTCCACGTGGTTTGATGCCAAACCCAAAGCTTGGAACTGTTACAATGGATGTTGCGGAAGCAATTAAATCTGTTAAGGGTGGTCAAGTTGAATACCGTACAGAGAAAGCGGGTATTGTTCACGCTGGTATCGGTAAAGCAAGCTTTAAAGAACAAGCTATTTTAGAAAATGTGAAATCTTACGTTGACGCGGTCATCAAGGCAAAGCCAACAGGTGTAAAGGGAAGCTATTTGAAGTCTCTTTCACTAAGCTCTACCATGGGTCCAGCCGTTAAGTTTGAGATTTCTGAGTAA